The genomic segment CATTTATCCTATTTATATGACTGTGGTTCTCAGTTGTTCTGATAGTGGCATCTACTGATAAGGGACAATGTTTTGTAAATTTTCCAGAATATGGATACTGTAGCAGTATCAACTGCTGCAACAGAAGAtgtaattaaacttttatttaaaacaatggAATCTTTAAATGTTCTGAGAGAAAATATTGTAAAGGGTCTTGAAAGTGGCCTCAGGAATGATGCTCCAGATTCTGCAATAGCTATGCGTCAAAAGGTGACACTAGTTTAATTCAATCATTTAGCCAGACTTTGCATCTGATTTTCTTTATAAAGAATGATGGAACATCTTTTGATTCTCATCTTTTTTGGGGAGGTACAGTGGCGCCTCTGTGAGATTGGCCTTGAGGATTACTCATTTGTTCTTTTAAGCAGGTTTTTGTCCTACCTTgttcttattaaattttgtaaaattgtcaGATACTAATAAGTTGAATGACTTTTTATGAAATATACGAAGGACACATGTTATGAAGGGCATGGAGTACTTTTAACTACTTAGACAGTAGTAGATGATACTAGAATATAGTGCATAATACTCTGCACTAAGATAGATGTTTATTAGACCGTAAATCATCTAAATACTTTAAAAGGGCAAAAAATAAGGGTAAAATATAATGATGCAGTGAAGTCAAGCTACTTGATAAGGATGTAGTATCATTGAACTGCGTAGAACTTCTTTGATGGACATATGGAAATTTTCCAGCCAACAGCTACTTGTAGATTGTATAACAAGATCTTTCTATTGGTATCACATTAACTTCTAAACACATTAATAGATTTCTCAACGAGCTTGAAGTTATGGGAGGTGCTAGTTGGCTGGCAGCAAATGTGCAGTCAAAAAATGTAAACTTGTGGACTGATCCACTTGGAGCCCTTATAATTGGAATCCACCAGCTGAAGTTATCTGGTTGGAAGCCAGAAGAGTGTGGTGCTATTGAAAATGAACTCATTGCCTGGAGTAAAAGAGGCCTTCATGAAAGAGAAGGTAACATGAAGGCCTTCTCTTGGGTCCCTTCtctattgtttttaaaaatcattGTAGACAGTGttgaataattttcatgttAAATGTACTCCTTTTATTTCAGGAAATGAAGATGGCAAGACAATTTGGACATTGAGACTGAAAGCTACACTTGATAGATCAAAGAGGCTAACTGATGAATATACTGAAGAACTTCTTAAGATATTCCCACAGAAAGTCCAGGTTAGAAAGTATTATTATGATGATGATTTTAGTGGCCTGCAATTTCAATGCCTGATGCAAAAGGATACTAAagaaatatgatataaaatgaAGCCAAGATGCAACGAAGACCAGTGAGTGCACAAATTTAAAAAGTCCTTtcagtgaaaaaaataaataattaaataagcaCAGTTTGTTAGTCTTAATAACACCCTTAATAGTTGTGATGTGTGacctataaatatttttgaaataattattatacaaCCTTTAGCCAGAAAGGAATCAGAACATGAGTGAAATTCAATTTAGAGATAGAAATTTTGATTGTAGTTCTTCCTTCGTCtcaaagttaaataatttatgtctCGTGATGCTGGTACTGTTTAGTTTTCACAGTTGGACTCCTCTTCATTTTAAATGCATATATCTTGAAATACACAAACTTGTCATTTTAAATGTTGCAGATACTAGGTAAAGCTCTTGGAATACCTGAAAACAGTGTCAGCACATATACAGAAGCTGAGATTCGAGCTGGGTATGTTAATGCATTGTCCTTCATATTTCTCTTTCGGGTACATTGTCCTTTGCAAATTTGGTCAGAGAAAGTTTCAGGAAATACGGTCTAAAGCTTTTTCACCATTATCTGTGATTTTTCTTCATGTTTATTCCTCAACTACAGATTTCATTACCAAACTCAAGGAGTATATTATGAAGATACTTATTATCTGACTTTTCTGCTGTACATTTTAAGTGTGATTTTCCAGGTTTCAAAACTATCTACGCTTCTTCTAAAAGCTGTTAGAAGTACCCTTGGTTCTCAAGGTTGGGATGTTCTTGTTCCAGGAGATGCTTTGGGAAAATTGGTTCAGGTACCACTACCAAGTTGCTTTTGGAAATATTATGGACaatgttattataatatttactgTGTTCTTCTGAGTATGAGAGAGAAAACTTTTATAGAAAATCCTTATTGCATTTACAGAAGTAATTCATCCCTTGCGTAAATATCTTAAAAGGGAATTTATCCTTCTACTAGAACATCTGCAACATAGAGCTTAAATGGTAATCCAGCATAACTTCATGTCACAAATATTATGGTGTATGTTCTTTCATACATCAGTACTTGACCATCAAGATATTTTTTTACTGCAAAGACCACTTGCAGCGTATAGCATATTTGTGTTGAAGTAATTGAATCGAAAGACAGATATCATATCTCTCCAGATCCTTCATTCCATAGTCTTTCATCACCCATCATGGGTAAAAACATCTCAAACTTCACTCTCTGGATGATAAAGTCCATGAAAGCGATAAAGCACTAATAGGAACCGGACACATGGTTTAAGACAATAAAGAAATCCACGAGATCAAGTAATTTCATACTATTAATTATCAAACAGAAGACTGCAAGTTGgggaaaaacaagaaaaaaaataaaataaatggataCTAACTAGGGTAGTGATATCCTCTCATTCTTGACTAACACGAAATTGGGTTTCTTTGAGCTAGGTTGAAAGAATTGTTCCTGGTTCACTACCATCAGTGGAAGGACCTATTATCCTAGTAGTTAACAAAGCTGATGGTGACGAAGAGGTAGCtacatatatatttgtatttgagagtatatgtaaatattaaaatattaatatttataagttcATTACACTGGCAGGTAACAGCTGCTGGGAGGAACATAGTGGGAGTTATACTTCAGCAAGAACTTCCTCACTTGTCTCATCTTGGTGTTAGGGCACGGCAGGCCAGTCTTTTTTTTAAGTATCCGAttaatgattttgatgtttGAATATCTACAATATGACATTCGTACTCCTATTCTTTATTACAGGAAAAAGTCGTCTTTGTCAcatgtgaagatgaagaaaatgttgcTGATATACAAAGGCTGATTGGGTCATATATAAGGTTATATTTTCAGACAATTTTCACATccattattaattgttttcaaaactgaaccatatatttttgtatttgacATGATCTTTTGAGCAAGATCTAATGGTATAATGgtttcaattttctcttttcctgcTTCAATTTAACTTTTCAGGTTGGAAGCATCAACCGCTGGTGTTAATCTGAAGTTATCCTCTTTAGTGGACACGAATGACAATTCTTCCATTAGAAGTTCTTCTGATGACTATGTTTCTGGAGTTGAagttccttctttttcttctaatagAATCTCCAATTTTGATCAGGTAGAGGATGATaaattattcactttttttgGGTTTTGTTGATATTTTAGAGATAAATTACAGGTTGGTAAAAATGAATGAGGTATTCTTATGAAAAACTATTTACTCTCTTCTGAAAActggacattttttttataaaaactatctTTCAAAACAGTTTAAGGAACTTTTttagaacaaaacaaaatacattgtttcaaaatgttaatttgaaaaaagttttaaaagtaagaaaatagTCCTTGAATCTAACAACTGATGTTCCAGTCCCAACCTACGAGTCTTGTTGTAAGAAACACTTACAACTTACCCTGCCACAGCTGTACTCCCTTTTTCCTCCATCTAAACTGTCCCCTTAATCCCTTGATGACCAGTCAGACTACTGCAGACCTTTGCTTGTCTTTGCCTTGTTCTCAGAACTCAGAAGTATCACCTCTTTCTTGCTTACCACATGTCATATCAATCTAACTCTTATTATTCACAGAAATGATTTTTATAAGCCTGGCATTTATTCAATTACCATTGTCTTAAATCTTCATAAAATTTACCTCTGATGAATAATTATTCTTTTCAGATCAAGGGTGCTTCTTCTGGCGGAGTTATCTTGCTTCCTGATGCAGAAATACAGACATCAGGTGCAAAGGCTGCTGCATGTGGTCGCTTATCATCACTGTCTGAAGTTTCTGATAAAGGTGAGATTTTTTTAACTGAAAATGGTAGTGCTATTATATTACTATGTTGGCACCACAAACAAAAAGTTAAGATTCAATAAAAGCAACGAGTTGCATAACTATGTCTGACCATTGATATTGGAACGAGTAACTTTAACTCAAGTAGTGCCATATTTTATCTTTCTGATGATATATTCATTATGGAATAATACATTGTCCCTGTTTAAGACGCCCTCTCTGGTTCACTAATAGTCATGAAGAAAGATATTCCAGCTCAAGATGTTTTGAAACTGGTCAGCTCAAGACCATTAGAGAACTGTACTGAAACAATGCTTTAAATCTTGTTCATCTTTAAAttgatgttatatttttttcccCTATATTCTGGAGGATGTTTTCTAGTCTGACTCTTTACTCTTTTCCTCTAAACGAATTCTTCTACTTcataaaaaaggtttaatatttttatccaGTAATTGGGGATGGGCAAATACTGATGTGTATGCATGCAAATGTGCATTGTGTTAAGACTCATTAGTGAATATATCAGCTGCATTTTTCTGCAAAACTCATGTCTCTGAATTTTTCTCTCCCTTACGGCTTTGCTTTATGTTCTTATATTCAAATAGATTGAAGTGCTTATGTTGAACCATACATTGTCAATTAAATGAGATCTTAGAAGATTATTGATTGTGACGATTTGGAAGATTTACATGCGGTGTTAATTGCGGTTATCAGAATCATAGACAAGTTAACAATTTAATAACTAACAACTATTTTTTTGGTAAATCACATTTCTGAAGTCTGATTTTTGAATTACAGTTTACAGTGATCAGGGAGTTCCCGCCTCGTTTCGAGTTCCTTCTGGGGCAGTTTTACCATTTGGATCGATGGAATTGGAGCTAGAGAGGAGTAACTCCACCGAAGCATTCAGGTCTATCCTGGAAAAGATAGAAACAGCAAAAGAGGGTGGTGAACTTGATGATCTGTGCCATCAACTCCAGGAATTAATTTTTTCCCTCAACCTACCAAAAGACATCATTGAAAGCATTGGGAAAATATTCCCAAGCAATGCACATTTAATTGTTCGATCCAGTGCCAACGTTGAGGACTTAGCTGGAATGTCAGCAGCTGGACTTTATGAATCAATACCCAATGTTAGTCCTTCCAATCCAACAGTTTTTGCAAATGCCGTTAGCAAAGTATGGGCTTCACTGTACACTCGGAGAGCAGTGTTGAGCCGGCGTGCTGCTGGTGTTCCTCAGATGGAAGCTTCAATGGCAGTTCTGATCCAAGAAATGCTTTCACCAGATCTATCATTTGTACTGCATACTGTGAGCCCAACAAATCAGGATAATAATTGTGTGGAGGCTGAGATTGCTTCTGGCCTTGGTGAAACTCTGGCTTCTGGAACAAGGGGTACACCATGGCGTTTATCATCGGGTAAATTTGACGGGCAAGTGCAAACCCTAGCTTTTGCTAACTTGAGTGAGGAATTGCTGGTACGAGGTGCAGGGCCTGCAGATGGGGAGGTTATCCGTTTGACCGTTGATTACAGCAAGAAACCACTGACAGTTGACTCGGCTTTCCGTAGACAACTTGGTCAACGCCTTTGTGCAGTTGGGTTTTTCCTGGAGAGAAAGTTCGGTTGCCCACAGGATGTGGAAGGATGTCTTGTTGGAAAAGACATCTTTATCGTACAGACAAGGCCCCAACCCCTGTAGTGGAGTGGACATTCAATTCAATACAATATAGAAAGCATATACATATTTGTTTATGGCACCACACTGAAATATGTAGATTTATTTCCTCAAAGACATTTCCTCAAAACCCAGCTCCCCACCAAAAATCTTACTTTAAAGGCCTAGCTTTGATATTCCATACTAATTTAAATGTATGGAAATAAATTCTCCTTTtctaatttgataaataaaaaatatgcattTGAGTGAAAATCTGTGTTGTACTCCAGtgttcaaattattaaaaaatcatttaggttattcttaaattttaataataataattaaaagagttaaatatgtttttaatctctaaacagaatttgtttttagcctttttcttttttaactttttgatatattttaatttttttccttaacaaaaatataatttttcatcgttttttcttttttttaaaagtgactggctgtttaggccgtgagacTTCTCTCTTATTCATCTCAAACCTATGTTATTTTAATCGTCATCAGACCATTTAATCCTTGTTTCGCACCATCTTCTACATTTGCAACCACAAAGAGGTCATTATTAGTACACATACCTTATAAACTCATACCGATCCAATCAAAATAGAGAATAAAGGGAAAGAGAACCCATCGTCAGCAACGGAGGTGATGACCATCGAGTCGTTGTTGAGAGGAAGGGAAGCAAAGGTCATGCGTCTTTGGGAAGTTGCCGACAGCGTCTTCCACTAACGGTTGAGGATGCGTCAAGCTGTTAGGGTTTGTGGTTGAGAGGTTGAGTCGTCGTGAAGGGCGGGATTTCCTCGCTGGAGGCGTCAGTGGTGGCTGACCTTGCTAGTGACGGTGAGGACGCGTCACGGAGGAGAAGGGTGTCTCCCTCTCGCGCGCAAAGAAAAGCCAGGAGAGGAGAGCTTTCGCGATGGCCGGCGATGACCCTGGCGACGTGCGGTGTCGCTGACGATGCCTTGGGCTGGGAGGAGGTGCGCCACCGTGTTTGGTTCGGTGACGCTACCAGAGATGCACGGAACCTGTTCGATACAATGCTTGAGAGAAATGTTGTATGTTCAGATTGGGGGTAGTGATCAGTGGGGTAATATAACTGCTGGGACTGAATTGATTAGGAAGATATTGTACGTGAAAGATGCATATGGCTTAACATTTCCTCTTCATTTGAAGAGTGATGGTACCAAGTTTGGAAAGTCTGAGGATGGTGCTATTTGGTTGTCTCCAAAGTCTTTGGCTTATGAAGCGGTTTTGAATCTGTCATTGGTGGATCTTTCGGTCTCTTCTGGTTTATTCGAGAGTAAGTTTGCGGCAAAGAGGTTGTTGAAGCAAGGGGGCTTTACTTAAATAATAGCAGAGGGGACAGTGAAGGTAAGAGGATTGAAGCTGCGGATATAGTGGATGGGAAAGTTCTCCTGTTATCAGCTGGCAAAAAGAACAAGGTGCTGGTGAGAATAGCTTGTGTGTCTGTTGAACAGAGTATTTTTTGGAGACTGTTTATTTCCTGTGTTTCTTTTGTACTCTTAAGAAACCTTTGATTTACCTGATACACGGAAGCTTATTCTCTGTGTTTAGTTTTCTATTTAGAATTAGAGTTTCACCCCAACTTGTACTGGTTTGTAATGCAAACCTTTATTTCACGGGTTATTTAGGTGGAAGTTTAATTCTGTTTGGAGAATAGCACCAAAAATTTTGTTTGGAGGATAACCCCTCTTACATCCATTATTTGGTAAACATCCCAGCTGCGTGTATTTGTTTACGTATAATGTAGCATTGAATTTTGAAGTTCAACATTTctttaatagaatatattggaagtgaatattatgttaaacttattttattgatatttacatattaaacataattttagaCGGTTCTTAATATTTACCATAAAACGAAACTTTTGAAGACTGAGAAAACCTCTACTGTTTTAAGAAAGTCTGATGTCCTCATGAATCACTTTTGCAGGAGTTACTTTCAAAGGGATTGGTTATATCAGAAAATTAATCCAAAAAAGGACAAAGAAAACGAAAGCAAAATAAGAGAGATAAAAGGcgtaaaataagaaaatgaaagagaagTGATAAACCAGGGGAGGCATTATGCATTTATGCCATTGATTTTCAAACCTTTTAGTTGCAGACAGATACTATACATCTGACCCAGCAATTTTAAACTCAACCATTATTAAATTTTCCGACAAAACACCATCTCAAAAGTGCTAATCTGGGAAACGAGGATTCGATTGACATTTGCATACTCTGATTTGTACCcacccagaaaaaaaaaacaagaaattctaacaaaaaagaaaaaacaaaccaGTACTCACACTCCTATATCCATTGTACAGTTTCACAAATCAAGTCTCTCTATATCGTTCAAGGCATACccagttatttaaaaaaaaatgaaactttagATGATgcagaaagagagagaaaaacaggaaaaaatagaaaaaaagatttAATCTTGAACTGATTCAATGACCAAATATGACATAACATCAAGGATGaaccaattttatcttttgataCAAATTTGTTAACAActgattaattttttagttcTGAGCATCTGTATTGACGGGTCTTGCAAAGGGGTTCCTCTCCTTCCATATACATCATGTAATCACAAACCATAATAAACCCCATATCTCTTTTCATAACTCGAGAAAAAACCTTAGACCATTTTTCTTTTCCCCAATTTCTCTGTTGCTCCTTGCTTGCAGACCACCTAACCTTGAGAAAAAGAGGATTTCTTGGCAATTATGGTTTTGGTGGTGACGAACATCTAGAATCTTGACTTGCGGGTGGCGCTGAGTGAAGAACTAGTGATTCTAGTTGTTCGGAGAAGGCGGCGCTTTGGAGGTGCATCCGGGTAGGGCTTTTTCGTCATGCAACACAGAAAGAGTTTCTTCCTCTTCCGCCATGGCACAAGTTCACGCTGCTAAGAGAAAACCTATTTTCCCTTCTTGAAACCTATTTTCCCTTCTTGAAATCGCGATTCGTAGAAAGGTGGTGGTAGCAGGCATTGAAGAGGATGATGGacataaataagagagaaaagtCTCACAGCCTGAAAACGCGAACACCaagtttcagaaaaaaaaaaaagtgacgtGGCACTTTAGCCACGTCAGATTAAATTTAGCCATAtcagattaaatttaaagtcacgaaaaattataattataatttattatagaaaaaagattaaagtatattttgaaagatgacgaaaaataaaattctttcgaattaaaaacatatttaattctaattaaaaagataaaaaaaaattaaaacatacatatttatttatcatttcattttctttcttttatcataacttgtctttttttctccatttaattatattaagagtgtaattaaaaaataataatatcttcAAATTGTAAAAGTgataggtaaaaaaaaatataaatgtagtttatatttatttgccAAAAGGAATCATATTCAAAATTAGATTAAGAAATAAGctgaataataaataacattgaATAATCAAGTAAGAAGAGGTAGATTCAGATCACTAAGCAAACTAGAAATAATATCGGAAAGTTAAAAGGGAAGAGATTGGAGACACTATACtgacaaaaattaattatatataacattaaataattatatataacataaaaaataattttaattttattattttttatgataacaaaaaataatatatttattattataattatacaactaaatttaaataagctttacaattttattataggtaacctttttttatttttttggtggATAATTTTAGTATTATGAAGGGCTATTTtcgtttaaaaaatagttaagttttagaagaaaaaaatgattaaatcgAGAAAAacggttaaatttaaaaagtcggttatttaaaaattaaaattgataaaatatttatttttaaaggatagaattaaaaacaaaatgtatatactaaaaaaataatcttttcaTATAATAGTctagataaataatattaaataagataCGTTTACAAAATGTACATagggaaaatataattataaataacataagtaattaaacaaaatattattagaagtaatatcttatttaaataatataaatactaaTAAGGATTATCACAAAAATgagttaagaaaatatataaaatatcatatagtTATTTAGATAAccatacatattttttatatttataaatccaAAAGAGGAAGAGACGTACATAAAGTTTTTCTCAATAGATAACTATACAAAAGATTTATTCTAAGTAAATTACGTATTTGTTCCATCATTTCCAATGCTTACTCCACCAATATATCATCTGTATCTACTCATACCAACCAGATAATCATTGTAAAAGATACCAAAcatgcataaaaaagaaaaacaaaaaacacaaaagggtaagataatgttaaaaataacagaaaaaatatcggaattcatcatacatcacatttcatatcaaattaaacaaacatCCTAAACATATCATTAACCTAGACCTGACCATCCGGATAAAATATGAATGTCGAGTTATTTGTGGTGACCATTATTGCTCTGCAGAGTCATGATCAATGAGTTTCACCTTACCACACACAAGATTAATCTATTTCGCTTCTTAGACCATAATGGAACACTTAGACTAGGACTTTCTGCTACTCTTACCACAAACATCACTTCTCtctaattgaaaataaattaccaTTAGAGTGTTAAAAAACCCATAAGATTGAGCTTCCTACATTTGTACAAACAATACTTAATATAACCACTTAAAATTTCTCTTTAGAAATTCTTATTCAATCACACCTTGATACATACATCAacctcattcaaaatccttaaTAACATTTCATAAAGCATATTAAACATATCATAAAGTATCATCCAATCCTTAAGGgaaataaaaaaagtcaaagagagaaaaagtaaagagagaaaactataaatattggCGGTGAGCGACACATCCTTGCCGTTGAGTGCCATTCTTCGCACAAACCTAACACTTGAACGCCATCCCCTACAGCTAAGTGCTAAACTTATCGACTTTTTGACACTACTATATTTGAACACCacattaaaagattaaaacatataaataaatataaaaaaatggtaaatGTCTATTTTCTTTACCTAATTAGTCGCAGAATAAAAAGATACCTTTAATATAGTAATTAAAGAAGTGTCTCTCCTTTCACAAATTTcacttataattatttatagttttgtaaAGAATTTTAGATTTTACTGGTTCTCCTACTAAccttgtttaatattttttttcttaaaatgtttGTTGGGATTCACATTCTTGACATTCATGACCACAAACATATAAAAagacttagttttttttttattttaaatttgactagttattatgaatttcaattataatataaattatatattggaaattagaaaaagaaaaaaatagtaaaaaaaaaagaagaattatcCGAGAAAGATACAACAAACTAACCAACTATGTAACTAACTTTGTAGTTTTAGCTGGATAAGGATCTTTATCTTCGTTCAATTCCTATAATTGTAAAAGGGAGGGAGAGAGTAGCAGTAGGGGATGGCATCAAATGCTGAGGAGATTCACGCTGCATTGACTTGTTTCTCTTGCTTCGTTCGTTAGGATTAGGAAGGAAGTAGCCTGGAGAAGTGGTGTGTTGGCTCGGAATCTGTGGGAATGGGATCTTGCCTCTCCGTCGCGGGGGCACCATCGGATGCATGTGATGACCGCTTGTGGAGTCCAACAGAATTGTCGGATCATAGGATTGAAATGCGGGTTCACAGAGTTCCTGGGAGATTGTTCTTGAACGGTTCATCGCAGATTGCTTCCTTGTACTGCAGAAAAGGCTACGGAGGGATCAACCAGGATGCAATGCTTGTTTGGGAGAACTTCTGTTCGAACGACGGCACCGTTTTATGCGGTGTCTTCGATGGCCACGGACCTTATGGTCATTTGGTTGCAAAGAAACTCAGGGATTCCTTTCCTTTAAAGCTCATGGCTCAGTGGAATTCCTCAAATCCTGACAGCACCTACAGTTATCGCAATTTCTTTAACACATCCATGAACAACGACTTGGAACCTTGTACCATTGCCCCAACTGAAATTGCGACGCTCAGACAATCTTTTATCAGAGCTTCGAAGATCATGGACAGAGACCTCAGAATTCACAATCAAATCGATTGCTCCTCTAGTGGCTCCACGGCTGTTACCTTGCTCAAGCAGGTGAGTATCACATCGCATCCCATCCCATCCCATCCCATCACTTCACATTATCTGCCACCTTCTTCAATTTTCGTTCATTCATCCCTCCCTCCCTCCATCCTTTAAGGGCCACGACCTTCTTATTGCTAATGTGGGTGACTCCAGAGCTGTATTGGCTACTCATGACCGCAATGGTTCCCTTATTGCCATTCAGCTGACCACTGACCTTAAGCCTGATCTTCCAAGTACCTCTCTCTTACCCACGTCTTTATTTGTGTCCAATACAATGCTGGATATTTTTCTTGTCTTACTGTTTTTTATTCATCAGGGGAAGCAGAGAGGATAAGGATTTGTAAGGGAAGAGTGTTCGCCCTTCAAAATGAACCGGGGATTTATAGATTATGGCTTCCCAATGTTGACTCCCCCGGGCTTGCCATGTCAAGATCTTTTGGAGATTTTTGTCTCAAGGACTTTGGACTCATCTCTGTTCCTGATCTCTCTTATCACCGCCTCAATCACAGGGATCAATTTGTTGTGTTAGCCACAGATGGGGTAACGCTTAcctccttttttcttttgtcaaacacaaatatatatgaTCCACATTCTTGTGTTATCATGCACATACTTTCAAATCTCTTTAGGTATGGGATGTTTTATCAAACGAAGAAGTTGTGTCCATTGTGTCGTCTAGTCCACGCTCTTCAGCGGCTCGAATACTGGTTGACGCAGCTGTTCAGGCATGGAAAACCAAGCTTCCCACTTCTAA from the Vigna angularis cultivar LongXiaoDou No.4 chromosome 3, ASM1680809v1, whole genome shotgun sequence genome contains:
- the LOC108325448 gene encoding probable protein phosphatase 2C 33 isoform X1 — translated: MGSCLSVAGAPSDACDDRLWSPTELSDHRIEMRVHRVPGRLFLNGSSQIASLYCRKGYGGINQDAMLVWENFCSNDGTVLCGVFDGHGPYGHLVAKKLRDSFPLKLMAQWNSSNPDSTYSYRNFFNTSMNNDLEPCTIAPTEIATLRQSFIRASKIMDRDLRIHNQIDCSSSGSTAVTLLKQGHDLLIANVGDSRAVLATHDRNGSLIAIQLTTDLKPDLPREAERIRICKGRVFALQNEPGIYRLWLPNVDSPGLAMSRSFGDFCLKDFGLISVPDLSYHRLNHRDQFVVLATDGVTLTSFFLLSNTNIYDPHSCVIMHILSNLFRYGMFYQTKKLCPLCRLVHALQRLEYWLTQLFRHGKPSFPLLRLMIAL
- the LOC108325448 gene encoding probable protein phosphatase 2C 33 isoform X2; translation: MGSCLSVAGAPSDACDDRLWSPTELSDHRIEMRVHRVPGRLFLNGSSQIASLYCRKGYGGINQDAMLVWENFCSNDGTVLCGVFDGHGPYGHLVAKKLRDSFPLKLMAQWNSSNPDSTYSYRNFFNTSMNNDLEPCTIAPTEIATLRQSFIRASKIMDRDLRIHNQIDCSSSGSTAVTLLKQGHDLLIANVGDSRAVLATHDRNGSLIAIQLTTDLKPDLPREAERIRICKGRVFALQNEPGIYRLWLPNVDSPGLAMSRSFGDFCLKDFGLISVPDLSYHRLNHRDQFVVLATDGVWDVLSNEEVVSIVSSSPRSSAARILVDAAVQAWKTKLPTSKVDDCSVVCLFLNSMSELKPSTPKKDPSNVVEQ
- the LOC108324853 gene encoding phosphoglucan, water dikinase, chloroplastic, with protein sequence MDSLRVYASTIRPCFCVCAHPSTSTSSYKTHLRFILPSLPPLRSLHHRLPPSLSALSSPQTQTRDQEQEEGNDNPSSVSMDRKVRLQVRLDHQVQFGDHVVIRGSAKELGSWNKSVPLNWTENGWVCHLEFKGTDHIQFKFVTVKKDSTLVWEAGENRDLKLPVAGHFATVATWDATQENLELHPLDEQPQLQEEVGNAYDAAASSVSEEAEPSPFVGQWQGKPISFMRSNEHRTHETQSKWDTSGLHGLPLKLVQADQNARNWWRKLDIVRDIIAEGLQGEDRLEALLYSAIYLKWINTGQISCFEDGGHHRPNRHAEISRLIFRELERHTTRKDISPQEVLVIRKIHPCLPSFKAEFTASVPLTRIRDIAHRNDIPHDLKLQIKHTIQNKLHRNAGPEDLVATEAMLAKITKNPGEYSEPFVKEFKIFHLELKDFFNAGSLAEQLESIHESMDEYGISALNSFLECKKNMDTVAVSTAATEDVIKLLFKTMESLNVLRENIVKGLESGLRNDAPDSAIAMRQKWRLCEIGLEDYSFVLLSRFLNELEVMGGASWLAANVQSKNVNLWTDPLGALIIGIHQLKLSGWKPEECGAIENELIAWSKRGLHEREGNEDGKTIWTLRLKATLDRSKRLTDEYTEELLKIFPQKVQILGKALGIPENSVSTYTEAEIRAGVIFQVSKLSTLLLKAVRSTLGSQGWDVLVPGDALGKLVQVERIVPGSLPSVEGPIILVVNKADGDEEVTAAGRNIVGVILQQELPHLSHLGVRARQEKVVFVTCEDEENVADIQRLIGSYIRLEASTAGVNLKLSSLVDTNDNSSIRSSSDDYVSGVEVPSFSSNRISNFDQIKGASSGGVILLPDAEIQTSGAKAAACGRLSSLSEVSDKVYSDQGVPASFRVPSGAVLPFGSMELELERSNSTEAFRSILEKIETAKEGGELDDLCHQLQELIFSLNLPKDIIESIGKIFPSNAHLIVRSSANVEDLAGMSAAGLYESIPNVSPSNPTVFANAVSKVWASLYTRRAVLSRRAAGVPQMEASMAVLIQEMLSPDLSFVLHTVSPTNQDNNCVEAEIASGLGETLASGTRGTPWRLSSGKFDGQVQTLAFANLSEELLVRGAGPADGEVIRLTVDYSKKPLTVDSAFRRQLGQRLCAVGFFLERKFGCPQDVEGCLVGKDIFIVQTRPQPL